Proteins encoded in a region of the Veillonella parvula genome:
- a CDS encoding ABC transporter permease: MNWRLYWNQIVSIIWKELLATFKDPKTRIILLLPVIIQGFLFGYAATYNLNKVPYVLIDESHTQTAAALESTINSSGVFELYQSANSPDIIAPLIDSNKVIMAVIIPQDFEENLKHKQPTSITVIVNGTNTMTSGLAAAYMGQIISQFNQTWLGVEHKGITIESRTWYNENQQSSWTFLTGLVILISMTQVIMLGGLSVAREREQGTFDQLLVTPVSSMQILIAKSIPPMIIGLFQSTVLLLIAMFWFKVPFRGNIFLVYAVLFTFISSSIGLGLSISAIAKNMQQVLVYVFVFLFPLALLSGLITPVHNMPKILQYLTYGNPMRFSVDAMRRIYLEGAGLTDIWFNFIPMIILIIISMSIAGWLFRNRVG, from the coding sequence TCGTATAATCTTACTGTTACCAGTTATTATTCAAGGGTTCCTCTTCGGTTACGCCGCAACCTATAATCTCAACAAGGTTCCCTATGTATTGATTGATGAAAGTCATACGCAGACCGCAGCTGCATTAGAATCGACTATTAATTCATCCGGTGTTTTTGAACTGTATCAATCTGCGAACTCTCCGGATATAATCGCACCACTAATAGACTCCAACAAGGTTATTATGGCGGTTATCATACCTCAGGATTTTGAAGAAAATTTAAAGCATAAACAACCTACATCTATTACTGTTATTGTAAATGGAACGAATACAATGACTTCAGGTCTTGCAGCAGCCTATATGGGGCAAATCATTTCTCAATTCAATCAGACTTGGTTAGGTGTTGAGCATAAGGGAATCACGATTGAATCTCGTACCTGGTACAATGAAAATCAGCAGTCTTCCTGGACTTTCTTGACAGGTCTCGTTATATTGATCAGTATGACACAAGTTATCATGTTGGGGGGCTTATCTGTGGCGAGAGAACGAGAGCAGGGGACCTTTGATCAATTATTGGTGACGCCCGTATCATCTATGCAAATTTTGATTGCAAAGTCTATACCACCCATGATAATAGGACTGTTTCAAAGTACTGTATTGTTATTAATAGCCATGTTTTGGTTTAAAGTTCCATTTCGGGGCAACATATTTCTTGTGTATGCCGTGTTGTTTACATTTATAAGTAGTAGTATTGGATTGGGGTTATCTATTTCGGCTATTGCAAAAAATATGCAGCAAGTTCTCGTATATGTTTTTGTCTTTCTTTTTCCACTAGCATTATTGTCCGGATTAATCACACCTGTACATAACATGCCGAAAATATTGCAATATCTTACATATGGAAATCCTATGCGGTTTTCTGTTGATGCAATGCGCAGGATTTATTTAGAAGGTGCAGGATTGACGGATATTTGGTTTAATTTTATTCCTATGATTATCCTAATCATTATAAGCATGTCCATAGCAGGATGGCTATTTAGAAATCGCGTTGGATAA
- the mfd gene encoding transcription-repair coupling factor, with translation MNNTLTKLLSQNPSFVDGLNAFQRKGKSVIYGLSGSQKSFLLSQAFSVGLKKPVVIVVHDKDHKEMWERDLAFFWPNVLVQSFPITDHVDFTTVARSLEDQGAQMRALALLAWQEPAVVIANAEEVTQYVVSPHYLKGQSLHFALNDTIERDVALEQLVTIGYERVDQVEQRGHFAVRGDILDIYPVNSDHPIRIEFFGDEIDTLRFFSVENQRSIEQIESYTVTPFFLGKSDADSTLLSYVKEGTLIYDEPGRIQEALKKFLKEDPTHRKNHCDWNELQRTVDATNQVAFTFMQQRSIGLAGFNPIGIQGKTMTSFERQIPLLTDEIKQWHRLNHQVVLVLNNQQRREGIERALEGENIAFIHSDTWIAKPNTVVILKGLLTDGFELPNSHLVVVVEGNIYGQQKRKLRNKPKKGQEINYFTDLTPGDYVVHNMHGIGKYIGLKTIETEGIHRDYIEIAYAGTDKLFLPANNLDQLQKYIGNEGDVPRINKMGGRDWSKVVTKAKKSIDDLADKLVEIYAQREITEGFAFLPDQPWQQEFEDAFPYEETEDQLQATAEIKESMERPVPMDRLLAGDVGFGKTEVAMRAIFKAVMSGKQVAVLVPTTVLAQQHFQTFLNRFAPFGVKVDVLNRFRTTSEKKQILKGVEDGSIDVLIGTHSLLNKKVVFKDLGMLVVDEEQRFGVAQKEKWKEWASNIDVLTLSATPIPRTLHMSLVGVREMSVINTPPEERLPVQTYVVEYDMNLIADAIKRELARGGQVYFVYNRVASINHMGELLESALPGLRYAIAHGQMTGRQIEEIMTDFYEGHYDVLLSTSIIETGLDIPNANTIIIYDADRLGLSQLYQMRGRVGRSRRRAYAYFMYRPDKILSEAAEKRLKAIEEFTELGAGFKLAMRDLEIRGAGNLLGSQQHGNIASVGFGMYVSMLEEAIAKAQNKEVERDVSIDPAIDLEVDAFIDDAYIKDSARKISVYQRLLHIKSKEQLDDMTDELIDRFGTPTDPVDRLLRIAQIKEQARLLGIKSIVRRDKQLTIHWYDDSKMADWDMGAVREDLWKKMKFMDTKPATLYVNLNGMKGSVLTITEAVIKALSHKSPTKEGL, from the coding sequence ATGAATAATACATTAACAAAACTGCTTTCACAGAACCCATCCTTTGTGGATGGGCTAAACGCATTTCAGCGTAAGGGAAAGTCAGTCATATATGGTCTTAGTGGATCTCAAAAAAGTTTCCTCTTAAGCCAAGCTTTTTCTGTAGGTCTTAAAAAGCCTGTAGTCATCGTAGTCCATGATAAGGATCATAAGGAGATGTGGGAGCGAGATTTAGCTTTCTTTTGGCCTAATGTGCTAGTCCAATCATTTCCTATAACAGATCATGTAGACTTTACAACTGTAGCACGTAGTCTTGAAGACCAAGGTGCACAAATGCGAGCTTTAGCATTATTAGCATGGCAAGAGCCGGCAGTAGTCATTGCCAATGCTGAAGAGGTTACACAATATGTTGTATCCCCTCATTATTTAAAGGGGCAATCGTTGCATTTTGCTTTGAATGATACAATTGAACGTGATGTAGCTCTTGAACAGCTCGTAACAATTGGATATGAACGCGTAGACCAGGTGGAACAACGTGGTCATTTTGCCGTGCGTGGAGATATTTTGGATATTTATCCTGTAAATAGTGATCATCCGATTCGCATTGAGTTTTTTGGTGATGAAATCGATACATTGCGTTTCTTCTCTGTTGAGAATCAACGTTCTATTGAGCAAATCGAATCCTATACGGTGACGCCTTTCTTTCTTGGTAAAAGTGATGCGGACAGTACTTTATTATCTTATGTGAAAGAGGGCACTTTGATTTATGATGAGCCAGGTCGTATTCAAGAGGCGTTAAAGAAATTCTTAAAAGAAGATCCTACACATCGGAAAAATCATTGTGATTGGAATGAACTACAACGTACTGTAGATGCTACGAATCAAGTGGCTTTCACATTTATGCAACAACGTTCTATTGGACTTGCAGGATTTAATCCTATTGGCATTCAAGGGAAGACGATGACGAGCTTTGAGCGTCAAATTCCTCTATTAACAGACGAAATAAAGCAATGGCATCGTTTAAATCACCAAGTGGTACTAGTATTAAATAATCAGCAACGACGAGAAGGTATTGAGCGCGCCCTTGAAGGAGAGAATATTGCATTTATTCATAGTGATACATGGATAGCAAAGCCGAACACTGTCGTTATTTTAAAGGGATTATTAACAGATGGTTTTGAATTGCCCAATAGCCATCTCGTGGTTGTTGTAGAAGGTAATATTTACGGACAGCAAAAGCGCAAGCTTCGTAATAAGCCTAAAAAGGGCCAAGAAATCAATTATTTTACAGATTTAACGCCTGGTGACTATGTAGTACATAACATGCATGGTATCGGCAAGTATATTGGCCTTAAAACAATTGAGACGGAAGGCATTCACCGCGATTATATTGAGATTGCTTATGCTGGAACGGACAAACTGTTCTTACCAGCTAATAATTTAGATCAACTGCAAAAATATATTGGCAACGAAGGTGATGTGCCACGTATTAATAAGATGGGTGGTCGTGACTGGAGCAAGGTTGTTACAAAGGCAAAAAAATCTATTGATGATTTAGCAGATAAACTCGTTGAGATATATGCACAACGAGAAATCACAGAAGGTTTTGCATTCTTGCCAGATCAACCATGGCAGCAAGAGTTTGAAGATGCGTTCCCATATGAGGAAACGGAAGACCAATTACAGGCTACCGCAGAGATTAAAGAATCCATGGAAAGACCTGTTCCTATGGATCGCTTGCTCGCTGGTGATGTAGGTTTTGGTAAAACGGAAGTGGCTATGCGCGCCATTTTCAAGGCTGTTATGAGCGGAAAACAAGTAGCAGTACTTGTACCAACTACGGTTTTAGCACAGCAACATTTCCAAACTTTTTTGAATCGCTTTGCTCCATTTGGGGTGAAAGTAGATGTGCTTAATCGATTCCGAACTACATCAGAGAAAAAACAAATTCTTAAAGGCGTAGAGGATGGATCTATTGATGTTCTTATTGGAACTCATTCATTACTTAACAAAAAGGTTGTATTCAAAGACTTAGGAATGCTTGTTGTAGATGAGGAGCAACGTTTTGGGGTAGCACAAAAAGAAAAGTGGAAAGAGTGGGCTAGCAATATTGATGTACTCACTTTGAGTGCTACACCGATTCCGCGGACTTTACATATGTCCCTTGTTGGGGTTCGAGAAATGTCTGTTATCAATACTCCGCCAGAGGAGCGATTGCCTGTTCAAACTTATGTGGTGGAATACGATATGAATCTCATAGCAGATGCTATCAAACGAGAACTTGCAAGAGGTGGACAGGTCTATTTCGTATATAACCGTGTCGCGTCCATTAATCACATGGGAGAACTATTAGAATCCGCATTGCCTGGCTTGCGTTATGCTATTGCTCATGGACAGATGACAGGCCGTCAAATTGAGGAGATTATGACCGATTTTTATGAAGGTCATTATGATGTACTCTTGTCCACGAGTATCATTGAAACTGGCTTAGATATTCCTAATGCCAATACTATCATCATTTATGACGCAGACCGTTTAGGTTTATCTCAACTATACCAAATGCGAGGCCGTGTAGGACGTTCTCGTAGACGTGCTTATGCATACTTCATGTATCGGCCAGATAAAATACTTTCAGAGGCAGCTGAAAAGCGTTTAAAAGCTATAGAGGAGTTCACCGAGCTCGGCGCAGGATTTAAGTTAGCCATGAGAGATTTAGAGATTCGCGGTGCCGGTAATCTATTAGGCTCACAGCAACATGGTAATATCGCATCTGTCGGCTTTGGTATGTATGTGAGCATGTTAGAAGAAGCGATTGCAAAGGCTCAAAATAAAGAAGTTGAGCGAGATGTATCCATTGATCCAGCTATCGACTTAGAGGTAGATGCGTTTATTGATGATGCGTATATCAAAGATAGTGCTCGTAAGATTTCTGTATACCAACGATTGTTACATATTAAATCTAAAGAGCAACTCGACGATATGACGGATGAGCTCATTGATCGTTTCGGTACACCAACCGATCCAGTAGACCGTTTGTTGCGCATTGCTCAAATTAAGGAGCAAGCGCGCCTACTGGGTATTAAGAGTATCGTCCGTAGAGATAAGCAGCTCACCATCCATTGGTATGACGATTCTAAAATGGCCGATTGGGACATGGGGGCTGTACGAGAAGATTTATGGAAAAAAATGAAGTTTATGGACACCAAGCCAGCCACATTATATGTGAATCTTAATGGCATGAAAGGTTCTGTTTTGACCATTACGGAAGCGGTGATAAAGGCTCTTAGCCACAAGTCACCGACTAAGGAGGGCCTATGA
- a CDS encoding polysaccharide biosynthesis protein, protein MNRFLKGAMILTLAGIIVKVIGAFSKVLIARILGGEGIGLYMMAYPIYQIIVSISAAGIPVAISIMIAEKLANDDMRGVQQVFSVSLRVLAILGLVFSLALYGSAQWLVDNQIITDPRALIAIQLLSPAIFVVTILSCFRGYFQGFQYMVPTGTSQVFEQIFRVSSMVGLAYYFIDRGLHLAAGGATFATFPGVLAGLLVLIYFYYRQRNVREKMLSQQNPNAICESNGTVVKRLFSLAIPVSMANIMLPMVSLIDTFIVPKRLMDIGYYLNEATTQFGYLTGMATSLIGLPIILTTSLAASLVPAVSEAHTQGDVHRIVKRAETAIKIANMFTIPACIGLCVLATPISQLIYATPHAGPVIAVISLSIVFLGWQQVTAGVLQGLGRTVIPMVSIFIGLLVKTFLDYELTGSVELGINGAAWATNLNFAIAALINYIFVKKYVGSVLSTLELLKIIVSAMAMGGATQVIYVSTVDLLGNGGAVAAAIVVAIFVYGLSLWLTKAVVKDDIYHFPIIGKRLQARRNREEAKLYEEQY, encoded by the coding sequence ATGAATCGATTTTTAAAAGGAGCCATGATTTTAACCTTAGCCGGTATTATCGTGAAGGTCATCGGTGCGTTTAGTAAGGTTCTTATTGCACGGATCTTAGGTGGTGAAGGAATTGGGCTATATATGATGGCCTATCCAATCTATCAAATTATCGTTAGTATTTCTGCTGCAGGTATTCCTGTAGCCATATCTATTATGATTGCAGAGAAACTTGCTAATGATGATATGCGAGGCGTACAACAAGTATTTTCCGTATCTTTGAGGGTACTCGCTATATTAGGGCTGGTATTTAGTTTGGCCTTATATGGTAGTGCGCAATGGCTCGTAGATAATCAAATCATCACCGATCCACGTGCTTTAATTGCTATTCAGCTATTATCTCCAGCCATTTTTGTAGTGACCATCCTGAGCTGTTTTAGAGGGTATTTCCAAGGTTTCCAGTATATGGTGCCTACTGGTACGAGTCAAGTATTTGAACAAATCTTTCGCGTGTCTTCTATGGTAGGTTTGGCATACTACTTCATTGATCGTGGACTCCATTTGGCGGCGGGTGGTGCGACCTTTGCTACATTCCCAGGCGTATTGGCAGGGTTACTGGTATTAATTTATTTTTACTACCGACAACGTAATGTTCGAGAGAAGATGCTTTCACAACAGAATCCTAATGCCATTTGTGAAAGTAACGGCACCGTAGTTAAACGATTGTTTAGTCTTGCCATACCGGTTTCTATGGCGAATATCATGCTTCCCATGGTATCACTCATTGATACATTTATCGTCCCGAAACGATTGATGGATATTGGATACTATCTCAATGAAGCAACCACACAATTTGGCTATCTAACGGGAATGGCAACATCTCTGATTGGGTTGCCAATTATTCTAACTACGTCCTTAGCCGCTAGTCTTGTACCAGCCGTATCTGAGGCCCATACTCAAGGTGATGTACATCGCATCGTGAAACGGGCGGAGACGGCGATTAAAATTGCTAATATGTTTACGATTCCAGCCTGTATTGGTCTCTGCGTATTAGCTACACCAATATCGCAATTAATATATGCAACACCCCACGCAGGGCCTGTTATTGCTGTTATTAGCTTGAGTATTGTGTTCCTCGGATGGCAGCAGGTTACTGCAGGTGTTTTACAAGGTTTAGGAAGAACAGTAATTCCTATGGTGTCGATTTTTATCGGCTTATTAGTGAAGACATTCTTAGATTATGAATTGACAGGTAGTGTTGAGTTGGGCATTAATGGTGCAGCTTGGGCGACGAATTTAAACTTTGCCATTGCAGCGCTTATTAACTATATTTTTGTAAAAAAATATGTAGGTTCGGTACTCAGCACATTAGAGTTATTAAAAATAATAGTATCTGCCATGGCCATGGGCGGTGCTACACAAGTCATCTATGTGAGCACTGTTGATTTATTAGGCAATGGTGGCGCTGTGGCTGCAGCAATTGTAGTGGCTATTTTTGTATATGGTTTATCGTTATGGCTTACTAAAGCTGTCGTAAAAGATGATATATACCATTTCCCAATCATAGGCAAGCGCTTACAAGCTCGACGCAATAGGGAGGAAGCAAAGCTATATGAAGAACAATATTGA
- the mazG gene encoding nucleoside triphosphate pyrophosphohydrolase, with protein MKNNIDIQPLVDVVKTLRAPNGCPWDQKQTHESLRRYFIEETYEVVDAIDNKDMPNLREELGDVLLQVVFHSQLAEEAGHFTLQDVINDVAEKMIRRHPRVFSPENDEKSYTWDELKAQEKKNIQNSVLDGVSKSLPALMAAYKLQEKAAKLGFDWDELDPVWAKVSEEMGEFKEAIDQNDRENMEKEAGDVLFSLINLFRWYKISGENALNRTNTKFRQRFLHVEACVNQSDRSWEDFSLAELDAFWEEAKVQEK; from the coding sequence ATGAAGAACAATATTGATATTCAACCTTTAGTCGATGTAGTGAAAACTTTGCGTGCACCAAATGGCTGTCCTTGGGATCAAAAGCAAACGCATGAATCTTTACGCCGCTATTTTATAGAAGAGACTTACGAAGTAGTAGATGCCATTGATAATAAAGATATGCCAAATCTTCGTGAAGAGTTAGGTGATGTATTATTGCAAGTTGTCTTTCACAGTCAATTGGCAGAGGAGGCTGGTCATTTTACACTTCAAGACGTAATTAATGATGTCGCTGAAAAAATGATTCGTCGTCATCCTCGTGTTTTTAGCCCAGAAAATGATGAAAAATCATACACTTGGGATGAATTAAAGGCACAAGAAAAGAAAAATATTCAAAATTCTGTATTGGATGGTGTATCGAAAAGTTTACCTGCTTTAATGGCGGCTTATAAACTCCAAGAAAAGGCTGCAAAGCTAGGATTTGACTGGGACGAGCTTGATCCTGTTTGGGCTAAAGTTTCCGAAGAAATGGGGGAATTTAAGGAGGCTATTGACCAAAATGATAGAGAAAATATGGAAAAAGAAGCAGGAGATGTGCTTTTTTCCTTGATTAATCTATTCAGATGGTATAAAATAAGCGGTGAAAATGCACTAAATCGCACAAACACAAAGTTCCGACAGCGTTTTTTACATGTAGAAGCTTGTGTTAACCAAAGCGATCGCTCATGGGAAGACTTTTCATTAGCTGAGCTCGATGCTTTTTGGGAGGAGGCTAAAGTGCAGGAAAAGTAA
- a CDS encoding HU family DNA-binding protein, with translation MNKTELIASVAQKTELTKKDAEKAVKAVFDTVAQELAAGGKVQVIGFGTFEVRERAAREGRNPQNGKTITIAASKSPAFKAGKGLKEQVNAAKAKKRKK, from the coding sequence ATGAACAAAACAGAATTAATCGCAAGTGTTGCACAAAAAACTGAATTAACTAAAAAAGATGCTGAAAAAGCAGTAAAAGCTGTATTTGACACAGTAGCTCAAGAATTAGCAGCTGGTGGCAAAGTACAAGTTATCGGCTTCGGTACTTTCGAAGTTCGTGAACGCGCAGCTCGTGAAGGCCGTAACCCACAAAACGGTAAAACTATCACAATTGCAGCTTCCAAATCCCCTGCATTCAAAGCTGGTAAAGGTTTGAAAGAACAAGTTAACGCTGCAAAAGCTAAAAAACGCAAAAAATAA
- a CDS encoding MGDG synthase family glycosyltransferase, giving the protein MNNETSRKVLIVSASIGTGHMQAARAIEEYWKEKEPQASITHVDFLDTETMSVEHLIKGTYIKMIDVFPMLYDMIYRVSKGEKRGTIMQTALSYLLKSRMLKLVQQEEPDVMVFTHPFPCGAASILKRQGHIDVPLVAIMTDFSSHQFWLYPQIDVYYVATESMVPEMVASGIDESRIHVSGIPVRRSFFRDAIEEYSLEEPVKVLVMGGGLGLGSLETALKHLDEVNGIGEITVVAGQNTSLYESLVVLSESMKTKTTVYGYTTNISELMKSSSLLVTKPGALTCMEAVTIGLPMVFFNAIPGQEEANAELLEQRGCARWARDIHNLEDVVTALLINSPRLQQMSERAREWHVDGAADIVNSLIEILDASAQDELVKAQEAIS; this is encoded by the coding sequence ATGAATAACGAAACATCAAGGAAGGTTCTCATTGTGTCTGCCTCAATCGGCACTGGACATATGCAAGCCGCAAGAGCCATAGAAGAATATTGGAAAGAAAAAGAGCCACAAGCATCAATTACCCATGTTGATTTTCTTGATACAGAAACTATGTCTGTAGAGCATTTAATTAAGGGTACCTATATCAAGATGATTGACGTATTCCCCATGCTCTATGATATGATTTATCGCGTATCGAAAGGGGAAAAACGAGGTACCATTATGCAAACCGCATTGTCGTACCTACTTAAAAGCCGCATGCTTAAACTAGTACAACAAGAAGAGCCAGATGTAATGGTCTTTACACATCCATTTCCTTGTGGGGCGGCATCGATTTTAAAACGTCAAGGTCATATAGATGTACCACTAGTGGCTATTATGACAGACTTTAGTAGTCATCAGTTTTGGCTCTATCCACAGATTGATGTTTACTATGTTGCAACAGAATCTATGGTACCTGAAATGGTAGCTTCAGGTATCGATGAATCTCGTATTCATGTATCTGGCATTCCTGTGCGGCGATCTTTTTTCCGTGATGCTATTGAAGAGTATAGCTTAGAGGAACCTGTGAAAGTTCTTGTTATGGGTGGTGGCCTGGGTTTAGGCTCTCTTGAGACGGCTTTAAAACATCTAGATGAAGTAAATGGTATTGGTGAAATTACCGTTGTAGCTGGACAAAATACGTCTCTTTACGAATCGTTAGTTGTCCTTAGTGAATCTATGAAGACGAAGACTACCGTATATGGTTATACTACCAATATTTCTGAGCTCATGAAATCATCGTCTTTGCTCGTCACAAAACCTGGTGCATTGACCTGTATGGAGGCTGTTACAATCGGATTGCCAATGGTATTCTTTAATGCTATCCCAGGGCAGGAAGAGGCAAATGCAGAATTGTTAGAGCAACGGGGATGTGCTCGTTGGGCTCGCGATATTCACAACTTAGAAGATGTGGTAACTGCACTGTTAATTAATTCTCCGCGACTTCAACAAATGTCTGAACGTGCTCGCGAATGGCATGTGGATGGGGCTGCTGATATCGTAAATAGTCTCATTGAAATTTTAGATGCTAGTGCACAAGATGAGCTTGTGAAAGCTCAAGAGGCAATTAGCTAA
- a CDS encoding ABC-F family ATP-binding cassette domain-containing protein: MNVISLQNIEKSYGTRLLFKEVSMTFTTEKRLGLVGINGTGKSTFLKILAGQMEADKGTIERNGKASIYYLAQTPDFDAEATLLEAVLDGNHPRLQMVKVFERISREYRQMQESGKDDAKISRNYMNALEQMDQQDGWQVEQEARIILSKLGFPDVEQKVAMLSGGQKRRLALGQALLYPCDLLLLDEPTNHLDEDSIDWLESYLSVRQGGLLISTHDRYFLDSVCNGILELSNRHMYQYDGNYEEFIALKADREAREAATEEKRRQFLKREIEWVRRGALARTTKQKARLDRYEKLKNMEKTRRPDQMDPIALKTRLGKTIFDIEHLEFYFDERPMIKDFTYHVVRHDRIGIVGPNGVGKSTFMNILDGTYEATRGTIGKGETVRIAHFKQELPEFDEDMRVLDYIREDHSYMVLGDGSTLSAGQILERFLFTPELHGVPIRKLSGGERRRLYLLKLLMSAPNVLLLDEPTNDLDIPTLEVLEDFLDSFSGVIITVCHDRYFLDRVVDKLFVFTGDGHIEIVHGSYSDYKDALDESSGSKRPFYMPNDNIPANSKVVRAVVGGEADSDDSVDNQSNRVDTLGNDNVVAGDKTDTFKEIPKKGLNKAEDAEYAKIMDELPKLEHLVKGLDVMISQVATDYEKMQSLMEEREETQTQIDALTERWMELEERL, from the coding sequence ATGAACGTTATTAGTTTACAGAACATAGAGAAATCATATGGCACAAGGCTACTGTTTAAAGAGGTGAGTATGACTTTTACCACGGAAAAACGATTAGGTCTTGTGGGCATCAACGGAACGGGTAAGTCTACATTTCTAAAAATATTAGCAGGACAAATGGAAGCTGATAAAGGCACCATTGAGCGTAATGGTAAGGCTAGCATTTATTACTTAGCGCAGACACCTGATTTTGATGCGGAAGCTACTTTGCTTGAGGCCGTTCTTGATGGAAATCATCCTCGGTTGCAAATGGTAAAAGTCTTTGAACGTATTAGTCGTGAGTATCGCCAAATGCAAGAGTCTGGTAAAGACGATGCTAAAATATCTCGCAACTATATGAATGCACTGGAGCAAATGGATCAGCAAGACGGGTGGCAAGTAGAGCAAGAGGCGCGCATTATTTTATCTAAATTGGGCTTTCCTGATGTGGAGCAAAAGGTAGCTATGTTATCAGGAGGGCAAAAGCGTCGTCTTGCATTGGGGCAAGCATTGCTATATCCATGTGATCTTTTATTACTAGATGAGCCGACTAACCATTTGGATGAAGATAGTATTGATTGGCTAGAGTCGTATTTGAGTGTACGTCAAGGAGGATTATTAATCAGTACCCATGATAGATATTTCCTCGATTCCGTATGTAATGGTATTTTAGAGCTATCAAATCGTCATATGTATCAATACGATGGCAATTATGAAGAATTTATTGCCTTGAAAGCTGATCGAGAGGCTCGTGAAGCTGCTACGGAAGAAAAACGACGTCAATTTTTAAAGCGGGAAATCGAATGGGTACGTCGTGGTGCTCTGGCAAGAACTACAAAACAAAAGGCTCGTCTTGACCGTTACGAAAAATTAAAGAATATGGAGAAAACCCGTCGTCCGGATCAAATGGATCCTATTGCGCTGAAGACACGTTTAGGAAAAACCATCTTTGATATTGAGCATTTAGAGTTTTATTTTGATGAACGTCCTATGATTAAGGACTTTACCTATCACGTGGTACGCCATGATCGTATCGGTATAGTAGGGCCCAATGGTGTTGGTAAGTCTACCTTTATGAATATCCTTGATGGCACCTACGAAGCGACGAGAGGTACTATTGGTAAAGGTGAGACCGTTCGTATTGCTCATTTTAAACAAGAGCTACCTGAATTTGATGAAGATATGCGCGTTCTCGATTATATTCGTGAGGACCACTCTTATATGGTGCTCGGTGATGGATCTACATTGAGCGCAGGACAAATCCTTGAGCGATTCCTTTTTACCCCAGAATTACATGGTGTACCGATTCGAAAACTCTCTGGCGGGGAACGTCGTCGTTTATACCTCTTAAAATTGTTGATGAGCGCCCCTAACGTATTATTGCTGGACGAACCGACGAATGATCTTGATATTCCAACATTGGAGGTATTAGAGGATTTCCTTGACTCCTTTAGTGGCGTCATCATCACCGTTTGCCACGATCGGTACTTCCTAGACCGCGTAGTGGATAAACTGTTTGTTTTTACCGGCGATGGACATATTGAAATCGTTCATGGCTCGTATTCTGACTACAAAGATGCTCTTGATGAAAGTAGTGGCAGCAAGCGCCCATTCTATATGCCAAATGATAATATACCGGCTAATTCCAAAGTGGTACGAGCTGTAGTAGGTGGAGAGGCTGATAGCGATGACTCTGTTGATAATCAATCTAATAGGGTAGATACCCTTGGAAATGATAATGTTGTTGCTGGTGATAAAACAGATACTTTCAAAGAAATACCAAAGAAGGGTCTCAATAAAGCAGAAGACGCGGAGTATGCCAAAATTATGGATGAATTGCCTAAGCTAGAACATTTAGTGAAGGGCCTCGATGTTATGATAAGCCAAGTGGCTACTGATTATGAAAAAATGCAGTCACTGATGGAGGAACGAGAAGAAACACAGACTCAAATAGATGCGCTCACTGAACGGTGGATGGAATTAGAGGAACGCCTATAA